The genomic interval AAATGAGATATTATCCACAGAGCCACTTGTACCAAGAGGCAGCTAGTAATGGGACAGGCAGGATGTGGAGTGGGGAGACCTGGCTTCAAGTCTTGCTTTCCAGCTCATCAGCcttgtaaccttgggcaagtctctgaATGTCattgggcttcagtttcctcttccgtagaataaaggtaaaaataaagccTGTCCTTCCTGCCTGACAAGGTCAtggtgaggatcaaatgagataatggatgAAAAAGCCCTTAATCTGTAAAGCCTTATGCAAATGTTTACTGTCATCGTCAGTGGGGTAGGTAATAGGGTCAAGTGGACTCAAGTGAAAACCAAGAGCTCGGTGGAGAAGGTGACACAGCATTTAATCAGCTGCCGGAAGACAGGCCCTTTCCCCATCATGACCTGTCCAGGGACAGCCAGGCAGCTGCTGCCATCAGATGTGGTTCTTCTGAAACATACCATATGGGGACAACAGAGTGATACCAGGTTCTAAATCACGGTTCTGCAAAGCTGCTCATAGTTGGGATTGTTGTACATAAGTTTGAGAAGCAGATGAGATGCTGACATGTGGTTATATTAACCTCTTGTTAGATGAActtctcatttatttagttttatgtttttaaaagattttatttatttatttgacagatacaacaagagagggaacacaagcaggggaagctggagagggagaagcaggctccccactaagcagggaacccgatgtggtgCTCtgtcgcaggaccctgggatcatgagctgagctgaaggcagatgcttaaccgactgagccatccaggggccctgaaattctttatttattagtgACAGCCATACCATACCTTGTCTTGGATAACATGTTAAAGCAAACATAATGTGTTCATTTActgaagtgacttgtccaaagaaaacatttttcagagCAGGGCAGTGTGGCCTGGGCTCTCAAATCAGGCGTATCTGGTTTCCATTTCAAACCCTTTGAGCCTCTCACTAGTTTTGAACCTTAGAAGCAAGTCATTTAATTCTCCAAggttttgtttccttgtctgtaaaatgggagtattACTACCTGCCCCAGAACTCTCCAAGGATTTACATGAGGGAATATATGTAAATTACtcagcatttaataaatgctcagtaaatattagctcttGTTTTTATTAACCCAAAGGGACTAACTGAGTGTGTTGAATGACACCCCAGGCTTCCTGACAATGTCACCTTTGAAGAAGGGGCCCTGATTGAACCACTGTCTGTGGGGATCCATGCCTGCCGGCGAGCTGGAATCACCTTGGGGAACAAGGTCTTTGTGTGTGGAGCCGGTAAGAACCAGATGACCCCCTAGTTATGAGTTCCTTAAAGGGGAATGTGGAAATCCCTCTGTCTATCTCAtctgccccaccccaccgcaATGTCTGAAATTGGTCCTTAAAtctttctgggggtggggaggattaTGGTGTCCCCTTCCCTCCATGACCAGAACTTTCTGCTAAATAAACCGTCTGCAGGCATAATAGTAACTGAGGTCATTTCCTAGGCAATATAACCCTTTCGGTCATTTAAAGAGAACaatttacagttattttttaacttgacagGAAACAGGGACATGTTTTTGGTAGTAGAGGGAAAGGCAACTTCTAGAACTTTCACATCATGCCAGAGAAGTGGTCTCCTGGTCCATCCAGGAATGAGGTGGGACCTGTTCATGACCAGTGGAAGGAATGGAGTCTGGTCCACTGTGAGCCAGCACTCTGCTTGTTGGGGTTACAGCTGGCTGCCTTCTTTCCACCCCTGCTTCCAGCCACCCAAACAAACCTGGACAAACAAAACTATTCAAAGTGTCTAATGCTAGTGACACAGACAGCATGCTCATGCTCCCTGTGGTTGTGATCTGGTCAGTGTTTCTCacacagctttttctttttggtataattgacatattacaTTAGCTTCAGATGTATGATGTTATGATTTGATCTTCGTATATATTGGAAAATGATCACCACCCAGAGTCTAATTGACATCTGTCACTATGCATAGTCACAAAGTTTTTCTTACAATGAGAactttttaagatctactctcataGCAACAATCAGATATGCAATATGGTATTATTTATTACAATCACCAcactgtacattatatccctgTGATGTATTTATCTCATAACTGGAAGATTGTATCTTTTGACCTTCCTCCTCTTTCACTCACCTCTTACcaccctcaccccagcaaccAATCTGTACTCTGTATCTGTGAGCTTTgttgttccttttgtttgtttaaattccacatgtaagcgatatcatacagtatttgtctttatctgtctCATTGATTGCTCTTAGCGTCATGCCCTCTGAGTCCatccatgtcacaaatggcaagatttccttttatgACTatgaataatactccactgtgtacagacagaccacattttctttgtgtcttcatctCCATgggtggacacttaggttgtttccatatcttggctattgtaagtaatggtGCAGTGAACAaggggatgcatatatctttttgaggtagtggttttcattttcttcaactaAATACTCAAAAGTGGAATTATTGAATTACATGGtggttctagttttaattttgtgaggaacctccatattgttttccacaggggtcagaaatttacattcccaccaacagtacttgaggattcccttttctccacatcatcagcaacacctgttatttcatgtctttttaataGTAGCTGTtccgacaggtgtgaggtgatacctcactgtggttttgatttgtatttccctgatgattaatgatgttgagcacctttccaTGTACTTGTTGACCATCTGTtcgtcttctttggggaaatgtctgcttgggggtgcctggctgactcagtcagtagagcatgcacattggagattacttaaaaaaaaagaaaaaaggaaaatgtctaTAGATCcttggctctttttaaaattagattactTGGTTTTtcgctattgagttgtatgagttctttctatagtttctgGGTATTAACCTCTTACCGGCTATGATtcgcaaatattttttctcctttggcagattgcctttttcactttgttgatggttttcttggctgtgcagaagccttttagtttgatgtggctCCCCATGTTTACTTCTGCTTTCATTCAATTGTGTCAAATTCAAAAAATCATGTCGAggctgatgtcaaggagcttatggcctgtgttttcttttaggagttttaatGGTTTTAAGTCTTGATGTTCAAGtctaacccattttgagttagtcCTCATACATTTTCAGGACTGATTTTGACAGGGCTAAGTGACTGTAGGACTAAGAGAGATGATGGGTGTAAAACAGACTTGCCTCAGTGAGATCACAGAGTGTAGTATTCTGGTGACATCTCTGTTTTAAACCTGCATAAGTAATACCTTTTTGACATAGAAAAAGGAGTCATTCGTAtcacatgtgtacatatatagagagaggttGACCCATAGCCCTGTCACCTATCAGCAGGAGAGAACTGcagtaaatattttcatgtagaatctttcaggttttgtttaaAATGAGACCATGCTAAACACACTTTATTTTaccctttttaaaggaaaaaagcagtATATGATGAACATCTTTCCATGACACTAGATGAAAGAGTTATGACATAGTTTTTAAGAGCTGTATGATATCCCACTGTAGTTTGTTTAGCTAATCACCTCTTTGCTGGTCAATTATTTTCCAATGTTTTGATTTTGGGGGGaattcaacaaaattattttcaaaggcaTTGTGAAAAAGCCAATCCTCAAAGATAATCTGCATAGCTTCATTTTGTGGGTCTGGTTTTTTGTATTAAAACTATGTCATCTAGCATGCAGATACTGTGGGGAGAGGTGGTCTCTGGGCTGATTTTTAGGTACCTGAACGACTTAGAGCCTCCTGAGCAGCTGGGTCAATCCAGGGGGCCAGTTCCCTTAATGACACCCTCTAAGGTAGTCCTCAGAGGGCACCTGTAAAGGATGTGTCTCTCCTTGGGGAGATGTGATGGGGTGTAGGAAGGTAGGGGTCAAAGAGAGAATAGGACAATGTATCCAGACCTCCTAAGACATCTTATTCtcttaataaatacatgtttccTTGAGCCTTCTGGTTCTTTGATATTATCCCCAAGCAGTATCCAAGAGTAAGTGGCAAATTTCTAGCTCTGAGGTCTGAGAGAATTAAATAGAACTCAGCACTAGGAGCAAAATTTCATGGAGAGAACAATTCTTCATATATTCATCTACTTAACCATTCAAACAGTTGTTAAGGTCTCAGCATGTGTGAGGCACTGGGATGGATGCTAGAGGTGCACAAAAGATAGGGTTCCTAGCCTGGCCTGGACAAGGGGGAGAGCTGATGAGCTGATGTTTAACATTTCACAAACATCTCCCATTTCCTGCTTTATTTAGGGCCGATTGGACTGGTCACTGTGATTGTGGCCAAAGCAATGGGTGCAGCTCAAGTGCTGGTGACTGGTaagaaggttttctttttaaatctccttgaaggggggagtgcctgggtggctcaattggtttgacgcctgccagggtcctgggctcaagatctgcatcaggttctctgttcagcagggaatctgctcctccctctccctctgcagctccccctgcttgtgcgatctctctcaaaataagtaataaatttttgaaaatctccTTGAAGAGGAAACAGCTGGCCTATAGTATGGGGCAAGGGCATAAGAACTCTTCTCTTCCTGGGCTGCTGGGTTTCTAAAGGGGCTTCTACTTTTTTCCCTTGGGTTCCAGCATTGAAAATCCCACGCAGGGGATGACCAGCTCAGGGCTCAGGAGGAGGCTCTTTTGAAGCTTCTGGGAGAGGGTAGATGCTGTGGAGAAGAGGGCCTGGCTCTTTATGTGTGGACCTCAGATGCTACTGCTCACTTGATTCTAAGAAGTGGCTTAGCCCATTGGCCCATTTGGCCAAACCCAGAGGCACAGAaggtgtgcttgtgtgtgtgtgtgatgtggaGTTAGTGGgatgtatatgtttataagaGGGTGTTTGTGTGTGAGGTGTGTGGTATGGGTGggaagtgtgtgtatgtgtgaggaGAGCTTATCTGTGACAGCATGTGTGGGTCAGGGAAGTATGTATGGAAGCATGTAGGGTatagaagagtgtgtgtgtgtgttgtgtgtgtgtgtgtgtgtgtagaaggcatctgtgagagagaatgtgtgtgtgggtgtgagtaAGTATGTAGCATTGTGTAGAGTATGTGTAAAGGGGAGTAGGGTTATAAGCAAGTATGTTTTGTGTGCAAACAAGGTATCAGACAGAGTGTGTGTAGAAGGTATCTGCAAGTGTTATGTGTGAGGAGCAGTTACCTGtcagagagggagtgtgtgtgcagTGGTGTGGTGTGTATAGGGGTGTGTGGGGGTGCAGAACAGTGTGGGTGTCTGAGAAGTGAtctgagagagagatgggggaggggaaggagagcttGCGCATGCGCAGCTGTGATGTGTGGGGGGAGCCTGTAAAGGTGTAAAGAGTATGTGTGCTGGGCTCTTGGACACCATCCACTACACCCGAGCTTCGCTACCATTAAAACCTGCACCTCCACCTTTTTCCTCCTAATCCGCCAACCAGTTCTCAGTTGTAAAGAAGCTTTTCGTTCCCCTTTAGATCTGTCTGCCTCTCGGTTGTCTAAAGCCAAGGAGGTTGGGGCTGATAACGTCCTTCAGATTTCCAAGGAGAGCCCTAAGGAAATCGCCAGTAAAGTGGAAGGTCTGTTGGGGTGCAAGCCGGAAGTAACCATCGAGTGCACAGGGGCGGAGCCTGCCATCCAGTCAGGCATCTATGTGAGTCGGATGAGGGTGGCCGGAGCTGGTGGGCAGCTTTGGGGCATTGGCCCATGGCAGGCAGCAGTAAGGGGTGCTGGCACCTCTCCTGTGACGAACCCCCACCTCCAGACAAAATGAGGTGATCTCGGTAtctctggattttgttttatctCACTTGCTTCACATCCTTCCTTATTGAGTCATTGTGAGGCTTGCATGAGGTAACAGCTGTATATGGCCCTTGAAAGATGTTAAGAGACCCACCCCTTAAGTGATCATATCTGTGATCATAAAAGgactcttggaaaaaaaaaaaaatcaacaggaggaagggagagccaTGCTTTAGTTGTGTGTGGGAaatccctttcttcctttattgagGAAAACTGCAGTCTTTGAGTCATTGTTAAAAAGCAACAGCCGTTAATGTAGTCACAAAGGTGGGGTGTTTTTCAGAGTCACAGTCTGCTGCTGCTCTTCTTTCCCAGACCTGGGAATGGATAAGCTACCAATGCCTGATTTGACCCTCAGGGACCCACCCATAATTCATGGGAAGTTGCCAGAAAAGGGGAGTGGCGGGGGCACGTAGACACACGAGGGTGGGAAGTGGCATTGATGGATCCAAGTATGATGaaatgaggagagaaagaataCCTCCTAGGTTCTAGCCCTACCATGCGCTGGGTCTTCTGCTGGGTGCTTTATAAATGTGCTGTCAGTGTGCACCAGATGAAGACTAGTTCATCTGTCTGGTGACTTGCCTTGAGCACACTGCTCCAGTGCCTGAGCTTTTCTTACTCTGTCCGCTGCttaggagagaagggaaggaggggccaAGGAGCCGGTGGGCAGCCATGctaggagggagggacagggctgAGGACAGCAGTAGCAGCAGCCTGTCCCCTCTACACTCCGGGCACTCCTGCCCTGCTTCCCACAGTGCTGTCCCACAGCAGCGCaggcttcctccttccttctgagtCACAGCTGGGTCATGCAATAGGGCACTTTGCACCACTCACGACCTGCTGGGGAATGCCAGCCTGGTACCCTGGCTGAGCTGCCTAGTCATTTGCCCACCAGGATGCCCCTGGCATTAGGGTTGAGAGGAAGAGGTGGGACAGGAGAGGAACAGCTGCCACTTTCGCTCTGTCCTAAGTTCCAGTTGAGGTCAGCCCACCCTCTCCTCCACCGTCAGAGATAATGGTTGCCTTGTGGGAAGGGGCAAAGAGAACCCAAAACTCAGAGGGTAATGGGTCTGTGTGATCAGTCAACCAGTGACCTGTCTTGGGCACCTGCAGTGCCCTGGCTTTGTGCTGGGGATCTTGGGGGCTCTGATGCATAAGGTGCATCCAGCCATCTTCAAGTTGTTGGCCAACTTGGCCAAGTTGTTGGCCAAGTTAGTGACCCCCAtccacagagaggcaggaaaagaaatggCTTCACAATGCAagactttcttcctcttctctgctacCTGGAAAGCACTGGGAACACTTGGCATCTCTCTCTAGCTGTTGATGGTGGGGGCCCCATTGCCAGGCTCCCTGAGGTGGGTGCAGAGGTAAATGCCCAAGGGCCTCACCACACCTGAAGCTGTTACTTCTCCCAAGTGAGGAATGGAGCCATTCTGCATGACAGATGCTACAGAATGCTGCAGGCCACCCTGCCAATGGGCAGGTTAGGTGGAGGCACCTTATATGGACATACCTGAGAGTCACTTTCCTGCCAGATTCGTGATTAGAAAATCTTTGGGAGGAGACGTGGCAAATGCTTAGGGTAGAATTCATGTCATCTTGGTGCAGAGGTCACACCCACAAAACAATGGTCAGTTAGTCCAAGCATTCCTTTGTCTGTGGTCAGCATCCTGGCACCTTGGGATGGCCATTTGGCAGTATTCGTTGTCGTCGTCGTCCTCCTCACTAGGTGGAGAGGAAATGCAAATAGGGAAACAGTTTCCAAGAAAATTTCTCGCTTACAAGttttgtgtggctcagtcacaaCTTTGACTCTAcgccccaccccccccttttccAGAAGGGAGAGAGCCTCCCCACATTACCAACAGTGTTGATAAGTCACAGGTGGTTTGTCAGGAACTCTGTgcttcagttaaaaacaaaaaatgtgccACACAGTGAGCCCAACCTAGTGCTGAGCACTAGGATTGTTAGGCCAACCACTCTGCTTGGGAGGCGTCATCCTGATCCTACACACAAGGAAGCTGGTTGAGAGGGTCTCACAGATCCATCCAACGTGTAAATTCCAGAGTCACCCCCGTGCTGCAGGCCTGTCTTCCTGGTGTATCCTTCCCCTCAAAGATAGAGGCTGTGGTGCAGGCCTCTTTGTAGCTCCACTGGTTAAACTTAGAATGGTTCCAGTAAGTGCTTGGTGCTGGAAACTGTCATGAAAACTGAGGCAAATGGACTATTCTTCTGTCTCTCACAGCACTGGCCACAGTGATCTCCAAAAATCTCTGGAGCAGGCACAGCATTCTTGTGGAATAAGGTAGAGATTATCAGGAGAAATTTCCATGTCTGGCCCACGCCAAGGAGGGAACTGATAAGGCAGATAAATGTTCAAGGAAGACAAAATTGTGGCTGATGATACTATTGGGATGAATGTCTCTggaacaaaaatatttccaaatgtcaGCCAGTGTGCTTATATAAGGCAGTGTTCAAGCCATAGAATTCTAATGGCTCTCCCCATCTGTATGTGCTTGGTAGTTTCCTCACCAAGAGGGTGGTTCCTTAGAGGTTTTACAAAGATCCTGTCTTTTGTGGAGTTGACATTCTGGAGGAGGGGTGGGTGCTAAGATGAGGAGGCACTTCAGCCAGCACCTGGTATGGAATTAGTAAAGCTCTGAGAGATGCTCAGGAGCTGAAGGTTAAGCTTGTTTGTAGGGAAGATTCTCGCTGGGGTCTGGAGATCCGGGGCTGTTGCCTATCTTGTGGACAGTGGAAGGGGCTCCCACTGGGCCTGGTCCTCCATTGGTAAAGtgtatgatctcaggatcctccAAGAAGATAAATCTGCTGCTCTGTTAGGTTTGGCTGACATACGGAAGAGCTAAATGATAGAGAAAGAATCGTATTCTCTGGAGTATTTGGATATTCACCTGATGCAAACAGATATTTATGTGACAAAAGTCCTTTTGAATGGAAAGACTGCATTTTCTGATCTTCTGGGTTTTCTTGTTCTCATCTCCTCTTCAAGGCTACTCGTTCTGGTGGGACCTTGGTGCTCGTAGGGCTGGGCCCTGAGATGACCACTGTGCCCCTGGTGCATGCGGCCATCCGGGAGGTGGACATCAAGGGCGTGTTTCGATATTGCAACACGTGAGTATGTGGTgggtgagctggggaggggggacgATCGGATGGCAAGACCCCTGCTCAGCCTCTGGGACCAAGAGTTGCCCCCGTTTATTCATGGGAACTCTCCCGAGCCACACTGACACCCACATGTCATGGTCAGAGTCCAAAGAGAGAGCACCACTGCTGGTTAAAAAACGGGAGGGTAGAGatggcagagggaagaagggaaggtagGGGATCTTGAAGGAAGCatgtctcttcattttctcaaGTGGCCTGCTCTTCATTTTCCCcctgaaaaaggagagaaaagggaaccacaGTAGGAACTCAAGTCCCTTGGTTTCCACCCCAGATCCCAGGGCCCATCCTGAGAAGTGAGAGGGTTTTAGTTCACCTACTTCATGCTCTGTGGCTCTAGGCTCTTCCCAATAGGGGAACTTTCCCAGGACCACCTTCCCCAGGAGTGTCCCTACTCCCACCATTATAGTCTATGACCCCGTTCTGTCAGCAGAGTGCCATTTCCCAATAAACTCTGCCAAGCCAGAGGGATATGGATGGCTGCAGAGCGATATGGATGGCATATCATTGGCTGCTTCTCTGAGGCTTTTCTGCCTTTTCACAGTGGCCTCTGTATGCCTTATGCCTTCATGCCAAAGGAATTCTAGACTTCGTGACAGACATTGCAGTGGGGTGGAGGCTTTGGGAATAAATAGACTCTGTACTCCCAGATTGTAAATCACAAGATCATTTCTACCATTGTTTGTCGAGTAGACCTTGTAGAACCATAgtgctatataaataaatagagccAAGCTGTTCTTGTGCTTGGTGGCTTTGGGGACCTGGTTCTTTCCTCTTGTAGGTTGAATGTGACATTTGTGATCTTTTACAGGTGGCCAATGGCAATTTCGATGCTTGCCTCCAAGTCTGTGAACGTAAAGCCCTTAGTTACCCATAGGTTTCCTCTGGAAAAAGCTCTGGAGGCCTTTGAAACAGCCAGAAAGGGACTGGGGTTGAAAGTCATGCTCAAGTGTGACCCCAAGGACCAGAATCCCTAATAATGAATTGGGTTTTGCCctcaaccccctacccccagccctgtGCCAGTATCTTGGCAGGGCGGGGCTTGATGCAGAAGCTTCTTTTGAGtagcaaaaataattaaaataattcattacaaGCAGAGAGCTTTAAACAACAGAGGAACTGGTATACCTTAAAAACACAAGTAGGGACAGTTCGGGGGAATTTGCAGGCAGAGTGACCTACCTGTTCATACAAAGCAAAGTTCAGCAAGTAGAGCAGAGTTTGTTAGGCAGGTGCTGGGAACTCCCCTTCTTCCTGGAATGCCTCAGTTAAGTGAGGAAAGAAATCTGCCCATTGGGTTCCTGGTTCCACTGTGACTGGCCAGGTGGGGTTGGGAGTTAAGTTATGGAGAGACAACTTGATCAGACTTGACTGGCACAGAAACTGATTTTCATGAAAAATCTCAGTTCAGGGTCTGGGTTAAAGGGTTGTCAGCAGTTCATAGATGGTCTTTCTAGACATAAGTGCTCTTTGGTTGGATGATAAAAGGAGTCTTTAAGGAACTAACCTTCCTGGGTCtagggtaatttttaaaatcaacttaaaaaaaaccccaaactgaaaTCCTGTGTGAGATCCAACCAGCTTACATTCTCCAAAAGTAGGAACAGTCAGGCAAGCTCTCAATACTGCTGGAAGATTGCCTCTTCTGCAACTCCTCCGAATTCTGTTTAACTTCAACAGCCTTCCCCACacttcccaccccacccttcGTTCCTTCAGGGGCAGTCACTGTGGGCTCCTTTGTCACTAGTCAACCAGGAGGCTCCTTCCTTAGGGCAACAATCAAGGGGAGTCCTCCTGGGAGACTTGCCCAGGAGGGTTTGGCCAGTGCACCTGTCTTCCCGTCCCACAGGGTCAGCATTCCCTTCACTCTGATGATGATGGACAATTCCATTTAATCCTGATGATTATAAACAGAAATCCCTTCTCCTTCTCATAGACTGTTAACACTGTTGGTATCATTCTGTTGGAATGATCGCTCCCATCTTATTTTAATCGTAGGATTTTCCTGTGTAAGATTTGGGGTCCAAATCACTTGATGCCCATCTGGGATTTTGAGATAGTTAGTCAAGAATGAGGATATTGTAGCTATGACATAACTTGGGCTGCAGCCTTTTAATCCTTCAGCTGGGAGTGGAGACTAAGTTTGAAGAGGCTCTGTCTTTCCTATAACTGGG from Mustela erminea isolate mMusErm1 chromosome 5, mMusErm1.Pri, whole genome shotgun sequence carries:
- the SORD gene encoding sorbitol dehydrogenase — protein: MAAAKPENLSLVVHGPGDLRLENYPIPEPGPNEVLLKMHSVGICGSDVHYWQHGRIGDFIVEKPMVLGHEASGTVVKVGSLVKHLKPGDRVAIEPGALREMDEFCKIGRYNLSPSIFFCATPPDDGNLCRFYKHNADFCYKLPDNVTFEEGALIEPLSVGIHACRRAGITLGNKVFVCGAGPIGLVTVIVAKAMGAAQVLVTDLSASRLSKAKEVGADNVLQISKESPKEIASKVEGLLGCKPEVTIECTGAEPAIQSGIYATRSGGTLVLVGLGPEMTTVPLVHAAIREVDIKGVFRYCNTWPMAISMLASKSVNVKPLVTHRFPLEKALEAFETARKGLGLKVMLKCDPKDQNP